The sequence below is a genomic window from Haematobia irritans isolate KBUSLIRL chromosome 3, ASM5000362v1, whole genome shotgun sequence.
ATGTTAGGCTAAGgtttagaaaattaattataaaaccaTAGAAAATCAAATCGGGATTAAGCATTTTCACCTAGtaagtatagaaacaaaaattgtgttccCTCTTTGGAACcaaataaaccatttttgtcaGTGACTCAATATCTActcgtataaaaaaaaaaaaaaaaaaattaaaattaaaattaaaattaaaaaaacaaaattatataggCCAACTtacttttcaataaaagttctaCTTGTCCTAGAAAAAGTCTAACcacttggctttttttatttagtgGTCACTTTAATGTGTTTAAAAAactacttttgtttttttgactTTGACTCTGTCTTTTAAGTTGGCCACATTGGAGTACAGTTAAAAAACTACCAcagagaaacaaacaaaaaaaaaaatacactcgCCAAACCCCCAAAGGCAGGCTTTAATTGTCTTGAATGAATGCGGTGTGTAAAGTGGCTTTGCCATAAACCAGAgaactcaaacaaaaacaaaaaaaaaaaaaaaaacgttacctCAATTTTCAACCGGAACTGACAACAACGAGTTCTCAGTGCAACCAATCAAAGTGAATTCCGGTCAAACTTTTCTTAACAAACTTTTGTGTAATTTTTGAACTTGTTGGTGGGGATGCTGGTTGACtatggtttttatttatttatttattttgttcagagtgaatacaaaaaataaacaaaaaaaacaacgaactctAAAGATTCCCTGTCATTTTCATTTAGATTTAATTTCGATTTACATGGTATATCGAATTTCCCCCCTTTTTTGAGGGAAAAGGCTCTACGCCTACCGTAATACGACAGTGTTATTGGCTTAACATTTCAGGGTATCCttcaaaatggtaaaaaaaaacaaacagcttaaaagctttttaatatattttgacatgTTTAATATACGCccccaatttatttttatgtacaaGTTTTGTGCAACACCTCCTTAGCCACATTGTTAGATTGAAATGTGAGTGTGAAAGGCCATGGCAAAAACTTAACATTTTGACCTGATATCCTCTACATCTCTCCATTCCGTTAGTCCTTCGACCAAAATGTTTATCCATACGAAAATCATTGGTAAACTTTTGAGCAACATAAGAAACCACTAAAGTTGCCAATGGAGAAAAATATCATAAACACTCTTGACTGGGTAAAGAGTTTTGGAAATATtggaaagaaacaaaaaaaaaaacattaattgtgAAAGAAGAGTGTTAAATCATCatgatttattgttttttcttatgtttgtttgtttcaaatagtataCATGAATTCAATTTACCAATcatttattcattttaattcaacatgaaaattgtttgaaattacTTTGAATTCAAGTCTTGATATTGAATCTCTATTTTTGTATCTCATACTGGCATCCCTACTACCAATATCGTAAATGTCATTCTTGATTCTCTACttacaatattttcgtttttgttgttgcaaCACTTTGGGGCAACGATCAACATATACATAATGTAAACACAagctgacatacatacatatgtacatatattataACTGTCTCTTCTTTTTGTATTATTAGAAGTTTGAAGTTTGGCAAATAATAAATCATTATTGAAAGGTGTTGAAAGTGAAACGATCGTGTTCTTACTACAGTGGGCCAATAGTGATTTTTATAGAGACATTCTAAGTAATTAGAAGTGTGTTCGAATAACTCTTTCATAGAGACATTTAATTAATGGGAAAAGGTGTTTGAGTCAATtgtgttataaaaaaaactctTGCGTAGAGAAATAAACTAAATAGAAAGTACCATACCTGTGGGTCAAACATTGAGTTTTCTAAAGTAAAGGAAAATATTCGAAACATAAAGTGAAGCATCTTACCAAAGTGttccataataaaattaaatttttgataaaagtgGAAGCTGGCTCTACTACTACCATTTGTTTGTTGCCTGAAACTGTGGAAGCTTGTAAGTTGTAAGTTGGCCCAAATACAaggtaaagttttattttatatttcaatacaatttgcATACCCAAACCGAACCATTGGGTTAGGAATTTGTCCCATTACATATTGGACAAATTCCAGGGCTGTCAAAACAGGCAGTCCTTAAACATTGGCGACCGTGACAGGACAAATATTCAGTGGCAttgtaacattttttaatattctgaatttaataaaattcagtAGCGAGTGTCTCAGTACCACGAAAACCCATTTGTATAATTCGTGCGGTTACATAATCACTGACAACGTTATTGGAATACATTTGTTTTTGCCCCTGGAAATTTTACGCCATTTTTAAATTGCATTCGGTAATATTTTGTGCCGCGAATAAAATCATTTATGTTATTGGCCCACATCGAATTTCCaccattttcttaattttgatttttcacaTATTGGATTGTTGTTGGAATTTCAAAGGGCAATCACATCGCATACATTGCAATCCTCACATAGGAAATAAATTGCCTCGgtgaatttttttacaacaacattCAAATTATAAATCATATTATATTGATTCTGtctcgaaatttaaatttattgggaaGTATATTTTCGGAGTTTTTGTATACATAAttttgaactaaaaaaaatatacaatgccAAACGGTGAAGAAATAACACAGCCAAGCCCATCGCTTGAAGAATTAAAACAGCGTCGTGCCTCATCGAAAGGTAGTATGACCcgaatcaaaaatgttgtcgaaggaaaaaatatattgtctCATACTGAGTTAGAATGTCGATTAGGCATTATTGAGTCATACTACAAACAGGCTTCGTATTATCAGAACCAAATTGAAAGGCTGTCTCCTCTAGACGATGGTAGGGCTGATATAGATGAACTTTACATCACTATTAAgaccaaaattttagatctgaTTGGTAGTGGTAGACGGCATAGTGTTACTGAACAATCTTTTTCTGTCCCTCAACACTCATCAAGTCGTCTTCCTAACTTGAAACTTCCTAAGTTTGATGGAAAGTATTtagaatacaaaaattttataaatacttTTAACAATTTAGTCCATAAGGACCCAAATATTCCAGTGACGGAAAAATTCAACCATTTACTTTCGTGTCTCAGTGGTGAGGCCTTATCAACAATTAAAGCGTTTCAAGTCACAGATGAAAACTATCAGAGTGCCCTCGACAGACTCAAAGAGAGGTACGATAATGACACActgatatttttggaaaacgtaACATCAATGTTTGAAATTTCTAAATCAAGTAAACCTGTCCCAAAGCAATTAAGAAATATTGTAGACACTATATCAGCCCTTTATAGTTCTCTGAAATCACTTGGCTCATATGAACAAATTTGTGACGCATTCATAATTCATTTGGCAATGAGCAAAGTTGACCCTGAAACAAAACAGAAATGGGATGAGTTTATTGATTACTCGAAATTACCTTCGTGGACTGATTGCTGCTCTATGTTGGACAGACGTTGTCAACAACTCGATGCACAGTGCCGAAGAACATCTAAACAACAAAACCCATCTACCTCAtcgaattattcacataataatCAACCATCGAAGCAACACTCATTGCTGGCGAAAAATATGACTCAAGAAATAATTTGCAATCATTGCTCAAAATCTGGTCATTTTATAACAACTTGTCAACGATTCATTGTTTTGCCTCCAAATCAACGAATGGAGCAAGCAAAACAACATAAACTTTGTCTCAACTGTCTTGCAAAGGGACACATGTATATGCAGTGTCCATCTCGATATTCATGCagattttgtaaacaaaaacatcACTCGCTTTTACATAAGCAAGAGGAGCAAGAAGAAACTCCGACTACGTCATCTGCCTCAACTCACggtacatttcgacaaaattctgaCTCACAAATAAGTAATGTTATTTTAGCGACTGCTTTGGTTTTAATTCGAGATTCTGAGGGGAATTTTAGAATGGGGAGAGCACTTCTTGATTCTTGCTCTCAAGTAAATTTCATAACGGAATCTTTCTCAAATTCACTCAATTTAcggaaatcgaaaaatcctatagatattttgggaaTTGGTGCTTCTGGTGTAAAAGTTTCATACAAAACACAAAGTACTGTCCGATCTCGATTAAATAATTTCGAATTGTCCCTCGATTTCTTAATTTCCCCAAAGATAACTGGGTATCATCCTGATGAGAATTTATCGATAACGGATTTCAATCTACCCAACAACATTGAATTAGCTGACCCTGAATTCCATCGTAGGCGTGGTATCGATATGTTACTTGGTGCCGagtcatttttctcacttctttCTGTGGGACAAATTCGTCTTGGGGAAAATCTACCGACTTTACAGAAGACACTGTTAGGGTGGATTGTTTCCGGAAAATATACAAGTAATCATTTGAATCGACCTTCAAAAACAAGTTATGTTGTCTCAGaagatatattttcaaaaatcaataataatgtTGAAATGTTATGGAAATTAGAATCTGTTGAAGGCAAACGCCAACCATTTTCATTGGAACAACAGGAATGCGAAaatcatttcattaaaaatgtatcggtccaaaatgatagaagaatcattgtgagaTTGCCTCTTAAGGAAGACCCAATGGTTCTTGGTGATTCAAGAGACATAGCTCTTCGTcgttttctttctattgaacgaaaattaaataaaaattctgaattGAAGGAACAGTACTCAAAGTTTATGAAAGAATATGAAGAGCTAGGACATATGTCTCCAATAGAAGAAAAATCGATTTCTTCTCCAAACTATTACATTCCCCATCATTGTGTTTTACGACCTCAAAGTGTCTCGACCAAACTTCGTGTGGTTTTTGACGCATCATGCAAATCCTCATCTCAATTGTCTCTTAACGATATCATGATGGTTGGTCCCACAATTCAAAATCAGTTACTAATAACTTTGCTGCGCTTCAGATGTCATAGGTATGGCCTTACAGccgatattgaaaaaatgtatcggCAGGTATTGGTCCATCCTGATGATAGACATTTGCAACTGATTTTATGGCGTGATCATTCTACCAGTCCGATTAAAACATATACCCTGAATACTGTCACATATGGAACTGCATCTGCCCCATATTTAGCAATACGAAGTCTTCATTATGCCGCAGAACAATTTCCCAATTCTCACGAATGTGGCAAGGCTGTTGTCACAAAAGATTTCTATGTTGATGATATGATTACTGGTGCTGATGATTTGCATACATTGCAACCCATCAAAAAGGAGGTAACAGAAATATTGACTCATTCAAATTTCTCTCTCTCAAAATGGCATAGTAACTGTCCCAATTTAAACTTGATTGATACTGGTATAAAAGAGGTTCGAATTGACGATGATTATACTAGCACATTAGGAATATCGTGGTACACCTCAGATGATACTTTCCGCTTTGAATTTCGCCCATCAAAATCGTATTCGCATAATACGAAAAGAACAATTCTGTCTCTTACATCTACGCTTTTTGACCCAATGGGGTTAATCAGCCCTCtaatcattaaatcaaaaattttgctacagaaaCTTTGGATTTTAAAATGTGATTGGGATGAATCTGTGCCTCAAGAAATTGATAGTGCTTGGACTAATATTTTGGCTGATTACCATAATCTaccccaattaaaaatttctcgaTTCATTCGTTTAACCAATTTGATTGATCTTCAAGTACATGGATTTGGAGATGCCTCTACTAAAGCGTATGGTTGTTGTCTCTATTTCCGATGCATCGATTCATTCGGCAATGTTGTTACAAATCTGGTAGCTTCAAAATCTAGAGTTGCCCCACTAAAAACAAGATCTTTGCCCCGGTTAGAATTGTGCGCATCACATttacttgcaattttttggaatCAACTAAAagatcatttcaatttttcaatttcaacaataaatttttggtctGACTCGCAAATTACATTACATTGGATCAGAACTCATTCATCAACTTTATCAACTTTCGTCGGTAATAGAGTTTCTGAAAtccaaaatttatcaaatgatATATATTGGCAATATATACCTACAGACCAAAATCCTGTAGACTTAGTGTCACGAGGATGCTCAGTTATCGAACTGGAGAATTCTAATTGGTTTTATGGCCCATCGTTTCTACGATCTTCCGAATCTGAATGGCCACCGTTTGATGGTCCGAATGTCAGCGAAGAAGAAATGACGAtagaaaaaaggaaaacaattttaCTCGCGCAACAAGAAGATGTGCCATATATAGTTCAAGCGGTTCACAAATTTAGCAACTATTTGAAATGCCTCAGAATTTTCTCATATATTTTCCGATTTCAGTCGAAAAAAACTTAGAAACTGCCTCACTATATCTCCTGATGAACTGAATCATTCACTTCACCGTATTATTTGGGCGATTCAACGTCACTATTTTTCGAATGAAATTAAGCAAATAAACAATTCTGGGACTTTACACAACCATTTATCGTCTTTGGCTCTCTTCATACAAGAAGTTGATGGAGTCGAATTAGTTCGTGTTGGAGGTCGACTTCTAAATTCCGACTTACCTGAAGATATGAAGTTTCCATTCCTCCTGCCTAAATCTGACCCATTTGTTAAAGTTATGATAAACCATTTTCACCAATCAAATTACCACGCTGGCCCTAGAGCTCTGGTGTCGttaatacaacaacaattctggaTCATCAATTGTCGCTCGTTAGCAAGACAAGTGGTTTATAGCTGTATACATTGCACTAAATATAAGCCAAAGCTTTTGACTCAGGTGATGGGAAATTTGCCAAAGGATCGTGTATCTGGCTCTCGCCCATTCCAGGTTGTTGGTGTTGACTTTGCTGGTCCGATTGCAACGTATCTCAGAATTAGAGGAAAAACGCCGTACAAATCGTATATAGCTGTTTTTGTCTGTTTTGCGACAAAAGCAGTCCACCTCGAAGCCGTTTCCGACCTTTCAAGTGATGCTTTCATAGCAGCTCACAAGCGGTTTATTGGTCGAAGAGGTCTCCCATCCAAAATATATTGCGATAATGCTACAAACTTTATTGGCGCTGAGTCAAAATTAAAGGAATTCCACAAACAATTCCACTTAGAagaaacaaaatccaaaattgaATCATTTTCTGTCTCGAAACATATTCAATTTATATTTATCCCTCCAAGAGCACCACATTTTGGCGGGTTATGGGAGGCGGCGGTCAAATCGGCTAAGGGTCACTTGTTTCGCACTCTTCCAAATGCACGACTCACATTTGAAGAATTATCCACAGCCTTAGTGGAAATAGAGGCCGTTATGAATTCTCGCCCAATTTCTCCAGCTTCAACTGACCCGAATGATCTTCAAGCCCTTACACCgggacattttttaattggttgcccTTTACTCAGTTTACCAGAGAGGAAAAATTTTGACCCAGATGTCTCTCATTTGCAATCATGGCAAAAAATTTCTGCAGTGAAGTCGCACTTCTGGCGCAGATGGCATAAAGAATATTTGGCTCAACTTCAACATCGTTATAAATGGCAAACCCCGCAGCAAGATCTTAAGGTTAATGATATGGTCATCATCCATGAAGATAATGTCCCACCGTTGAAATGGACAATTGGACGTGTAACAAACATTGTCTCAGGTGATGATGGTTATGCTAGAGTTGCAGATGTGCGAACTCCAACTAATCTACTCAGACGTCCAGtggcaaagttggcgaaattacCAATTGATTGAAACCAAGGGTTTCAATGGGGCCCGGCATGTTAAATCATCatgatttattgttttttcttatgtttgtttgtttcaaatagtataCATGAATTCAATTTACCAATcatttattcattttaattcaacatgaaaattgtttgaaattacTTTGAATTCAAGTCTTGATATTGAATCTCTATTTTTGTATCTCATACTGGCATCCCTACTACCAATATCGTAAATGTCATTCTTGATTCTCTACttacaatattttcgtttttgttgttgcaaCACTTTGGGGCAACGATCAACATATACATAATGTAAACACAagctgacatacatacatatgtacatatattataACTGTCTCTTCTTTTTGTATTATTAGAAGTTTGAAGTTTGGCAAATAATAAATCATTATTGAAAGGTGTTGAAAGTGAAACGATCGTGTTCTTACTACAGTGGGCCAATAGTGATTTTTATAGAGACATTCTAAGTAATTAGAAGTGTGTTCGAATAACTCTTTCATAGAGACATTTAATTAATGGGAAAAGGTGTTTGAGTCAATtgtgttataaaaaaaactctTGCGTAGAGAAATAAACTAAATAGAAAGTACCATACCTGTGGGTCAAACATTGAGTTTTCTAAAGTAAAGGAAAATATTCGAAACATAAAGTGAAGCATCTTACCAAAGTGttccataataaaattaaatttttgataaaagtgGAAGCTGGCTCTACTACTACCATTTGTTTGTTGCCTGAAACTGTGGAAGCTTGTAAGTTGTAAGTTGGCCCAAATACAaggtaaagttttattttatatttcaatacaatttgcATACCCAAACCGAACCATTGGGTTAGGAATTTGTCCCATTACATATTGGACAAATTCCAGGGCTGTCAAAACAGGCAGTCCTTAAACAAAGAGAAACTATGCAAAGTAAAAAAACagaatatttgtcaataatactagcatacaaaaaatcaaaagttaagaaaaaaaaatattaaaaaaaaatccaaattatttaGAGATAttctaaaaacatatatatgctaaaaaaatacataaaatgttatggaaaacaattataaagggtgatttgttaagagcttgataacttttttttttaaaaaacgcataaaatttgcaaaatctcatcggttctttatttgaaacgttagattggtccatgacatttactttttgaagataattttatttaaatgttgaccgcggctgcgtcttaggtggtccattcggaaagtccaattttgggcaactttttcgagcatttcggccggaatagcccgaatttcttcggaaatgttgtcttccaaagctggaatagttgctggcttatttctgtagactttagacttgacgtagccccacaaaaaatagtctaaaggcgtcaaatcgcatgatcttggtggccaacttaccggtccatttcttgagatgaattgttctccgaagttttccctcaaaatggccatagaatcgcaagctgtgtggcatgtagcgccatcttgttgaaaccacatgtcaaccaagttcagttcttccatttttggcaaaaaaaagtttgttagcatcgaacgatagcgatcgccattcaccgtaacgttgcgtccaacagcatctttgaaaaaatacggtccaatgattccaccagcgtacaaaccacaccaaacagtgcatttttcgggatgcatgggcagttcttgaacggcttctggttgctcttcactccaaatgcggcaattttgcttatttacgtagccattcaaccagaaatgagcctcatcgctgaacaaaatttgtcgataaaaaagcggattttctgccaacttttctagggcccattcactgaaaattcgacgttgtggcagatcgtaagtctattcatgatgaaatgtcaaagcatactgagcatctttctctttgacaccatgtctgaaatcccacgtgatctgtcaaatactaatgcatgaaaatcctaacctcaaaagaatcaccctttatatgcccGTTAGTTAGGTCGAGCCGAATATTTAATACCCattaccatgaatcaaatataatagcgtCTTTGTAAAGCCTTCTCTTCGTAGCGGGTTAAttgatttaatgaaacaaactgggatccaccgtggtgcaatggttagcatgccagccttgcatacacaaggtcgtgggttcgattcctgattcgaccgaacaccaaaacagtttttcagcggtggattatccgacctcagtaatgctggtgacatttctgagggtttcaaagcttctctaagtggtttcactgcaatgtggaacgccgttcggactcggctataaaaaggaggtcccttgtcattgagcttaacatggaatcgggaagcactcagtgataagagagaagttcgccaatgtggtatcacatggactgaatagtctaagtgagcctgatacatcgggctaccacctaacctaacctaacctaacctaatgaaaCAAACTCCTCGAGAAGATTCGTTCAAGAGGTACGCTTCAGGAAGCTATATCCAATTTTTACTGAtacaaaccaaatttgacatatctctttatgaacctaaaataccccttgatttcctatttcagcaaatcggataaacattGCGTTGtctggaagcccaagaaatcaaatccggAGATCGGATTATATGAGGAATATACCAAAACCGATTCACACTATAtttgacacacctatttgtgaagcCAAATaaactacagatttaaaattttaagcaaatatgataaaaaaaaaacaagtatatacggccgtaagttcggccaggccgaagcttatgtaccctccaccaaggattgcgtagaaacttctactgaagactgtcatccactatcgaattatttgggttgcggtaacaattgccgattgcaaggtatcttaaaccttcctaacaccgtaatatataccacatagtccatacgtggtatatattaaacctaaaaaggccgattaaatacgtatataattaagtttagagtttctatagaaataaaattttgacaacattttctatagaagtaaaatttggaaaaaaaatttctatagaaataacatttggataatatttcctatagaaataaaatactgacaaaattttctatagaaataaaattttgacaaaattttttatagaaataaaattttgacaaaatgttctatagaaataaaattttaacaaaattttctatagaaataaaattttgacaaaattttctatagaaataacattttgacaatgttttctataaaaataaaattttggaagattatttttggctcgagtggcaaccatgattatgaaccgataaggaccaatttttgtgtgattggggatcgccactatataactatagaccggggATCTGGGGACcgatttttatgggggctatatataattatggaccgatatggaccaattcttgcatggttgttagagaccatatactaacaccacgtacccaatttcaaccggatcggatgaattttgctcctctaagaggctccggaggtcaaatctggggatcggtttatatataattatgggccgttgtggaccaatttttacatggtcattagagaacatataccaacaccatgtaccaaatttcagccggatcggatgaaatttgcttctcgtagaggctccgcaagccaaatatataattgtagaccgatgtggctatatataattgtggaccgatgtggaccaatttttgcatggttgttagagaccatatactaacaccatgtaccaaatttcagccagatcggatgaaatttgcttctcttagagcaatcgcaagccaaatttgggggtccgtttatatgggggctatacgtaaaagtggaccgatatggcccattttcaataccatctgacctacatcaataacaactacttgtgccaagtttcaagtcgatagcttgtttcgttcggaagttagcatgatgctcagatcgactcagaatttcaccacgacccagaatatatatactttattgggtcttagagcaatatttcgatgtgttacaaacggaatgacaaagttaatatacccccatcctatggtggagggtataaaaattggttgtCTAGATGGCAATGAGAATATGGAGATCAgtctacgagggcggttcggaaacttcttagcctatcaatgaaagagaatagttagtttttcaaaaatatttttatttttcaatataatctcctgaaacttgaatatacttagtccaacgcttttctagcaattctattcctggattaaaatagttttcctcaaggtcttcaaaatagtggtttacgacTGTTCTCGTAATTACATCTtcttttgaggtaaaacgcttgccagcaaggattttttttagatttggga
It includes:
- the LOC142231278 gene encoding uncharacterized protein LOC142231278 is translated as MPNGEEITQPSPSLEELKQRRASSKGSMTRIKNVVEGKNILSHTELECRLGIIESYYKQASYYQNQIERLSPLDDGRADIDELYITIKTKILDLIGSGRRHSVTEQSFSVPQHSSSRLPNLKLPKFDGKYLEYKNFINTFNNLVHKDPNIPVTEKFNHLLSCLSGEALSTIKAFQVTDENYQSALDRLKERYDNDTLIFLENVTSMFEISKSSKPVPKQLRNIVDTISALYSSLKSLGSYEQICDAFIIHLAMSKVDPETKQKWDEFIDYSKLPSWTDCCSMLDRRCQQLDAQCRRTSKQQNPSTSSNYSHNNQPSKQHSLLAKNMTQEIICNHCSKSGHFITTCQRFIVLPPNQRMEQAKQHKLCLNCLAKGHMYMQCPSRYSCRFCKQKHHSLLHKQEEQEETPTTSSASTHGTFRQNSDSQISNVILATALVLIRDSEGNFRMGRALLDSCSQVNFITESFSNSLNLRKSKNPIDILGIGASGVKVSYKTQSTVRSRLNNFELSLDFLISPKITGYHPDENLSITDFNLPNNIELADPEFHRRRGIDMLLGAESFFSLLSVGQIRLGENLPTLQKTLLGWIVSGKYTSNHLNRPSKTSYVVSEDIFSKINNNVEMLWKLESVEGKRQPFSLEQQECENHFIKNEDPMVLGDSRDIALRRFLSIERKLNKNSELKEQYSKFMKEYEELGHMSPIEEKSISSPNYYIPHHCVLRPQSVSTKLRVVFDASCKSSSQLSLNDIMMVGPTIQNQLLITLLRFRCHRYGLTADIEKMYRQVLVHPDDRHLQLILWRDHSTSPIKTYTLNTVTYGTASAPYLAIRSLHYAAEQFPNSHECGKAVVTKDFYVDDMITGADDLHTLQPIKKEVTEILTHSNFSLSKWHSNCPNLNLIDTGIKEVRIDDDYTSTLGISWYTSDDTFRFEFRPSKSYSHNTKRTILSLTSTLFDPMGLISPLIIKSKILLQKLWILKCDWDESVPQEIDSAWTNILADYHNLPQLKISRFIRLTNLIDLQVHGFGDASTKAYGCCLYFRCIDSFGNVVTNLVASKSRVAPLKTRSLPRRKKLRNCLTISPDELNHSLHRIIWAIQRHYFSNEIKQINNSGTLHNHLSSLALFIQEVDGVELVRVGGRLLNSDLPEDMKFPFLLPKSDPFVKVMINHFHQSNYHAGPRALVSLIQQQFWIINCRSLARQVVYSCIHCTKYKPKLLTQVMGNLPKDRVSGSRPFQVVGVDFAGPIATYLRIRGKTPYKSYIAVFVCFATKAVHLEAVSDLSSDAFIAAHKRFIGRRGLPSKIYCDNATNFIGAESKLKEFHKQFHLEETKSKIESFSVSKHIQFIFIPPRAPHFGGLWEAAVKSAKGHLFRTLPNARLTFEELSTALVEIEAVMNSRPISPASTDPNDLQALTPGHFLIGCPLLSLPERKNFDPDVSHLQSWQKISAVKSHFWRRWHKEYLAQLQHRYKWQTPQQDLKVNDMVIIHEDNVPPLKWTIGRVTNIVSGDDGYARVADVRTPTNLLRRPVAKLAKLPID